A window from Cryptomeria japonica chromosome 1, Sugi_1.0, whole genome shotgun sequence encodes these proteins:
- the LOC131050227 gene encoding transcription factor MYB2 isoform X1, which yields MILKRSSGWRMGVLEKDEGNMRKGPWTYGEDRKLIAYVRENGAGRWNSVAKTAGLERSGKSCRLRWLNYLRPDLKRGSITPKEQRLIFDLHRQWGNSWSRIARSLPGRTDNEIKNHWRTHNKKMSRELIQSYRWPPVSKGPAQIKAVRENNLRSSGTSSKGHHTGVMKELYAEFKAPMTLKKVGCDICEVHDGNQESLTSQDKYQEFIKKFSDTNIVNCTEAETYETGVVQYSPAFSCPSMTASQVNVFSDNEEFLWDYNSIALWNLDDVPLGNVNKKMDL from the exons ATGATATTAAAGAGGAGTAGCGGCTGGAGAATGGGTGTACTTGAAAAGGATGAAGGAAATATGAGGAAAGGTCCTTGGACTTATGGGGAAGATAGGAAGCTGATTGCCTACGTTAGGGAGAATGGTGCTGGTCGTTGGAATTCAGTTGCCAAAACTGCAGGATTGGAGAGAAGTGGCAAGAGCTGCAGATTGAGGTGGCTCAACTATCTCCGCCCTGATCTAAAGCGTGGCAGCATAACTCCCAAAGAACAACGTTTGATCTTTGATTTGCATAGACAATGGGGAAACAG CTGGTCTCGAATTGCTCGGAGTTTACCAGGAAGAACAGATAACGAGATAAAAAACCATTGGAGAACCCACAACAAAAAAATGTCTCGAGAGCTAATTCAGAGTTATAGATGGCCGCCAGTTTCCAAAGGTCCAGCACAGATAAAAGCAGTAAGAGAAAATAATTTGCGTTCTAGTGGGACAAGCTCTAAGGGCCACCATACGGGTGTAATGAAGGAACTGTATGCAGAATTTAAAGCACCCATGACTCTAAAGAAGGTTGGTTGTGATATTTGTGAAGTGCATGATGGTAACCAAGAATCCTTAACTTCCCAAGATAAATATCAAGAGTTTATAAAGAAATTTTCTGATACGAATATTGTGAACTGCACAGAGGCTGAGACGTATGAAACAGGTGTAGTCCAATACAGCCCAGCCTTCTCTTGTCCTTCTATGACAGCTTCTCAAGTGAATGTCTTCTCAGACAATGAAGAGTTCTTGTGGGATTATAATTCCATAGCCTTGTGGAATTTAGATGACGTACCCTTAGGCAATGTTAACAAAAAAATGGATCTTTAA
- the LOC131050227 gene encoding transcription factor MYB2 isoform X2 → MILKRSSGWRMGVLEKDEGNMRKGPWTYGEDRKLIAYVRENGAGRWNSVAKTAGLERSGKSCRLRWLNYLRPDLKRGSITPKEQRLIFDLHRQWGNSWSRIARSLPGRTDNEIKNHWRTHNKKMSRELIQSYRWPPVSKGPAQIKAVRENNLRSSGTSSKGHHTGVMKELYAEFKAPMTLKKRLRRMKQV, encoded by the exons ATGATATTAAAGAGGAGTAGCGGCTGGAGAATGGGTGTACTTGAAAAGGATGAAGGAAATATGAGGAAAGGTCCTTGGACTTATGGGGAAGATAGGAAGCTGATTGCCTACGTTAGGGAGAATGGTGCTGGTCGTTGGAATTCAGTTGCCAAAACTGCAGGATTGGAGAGAAGTGGCAAGAGCTGCAGATTGAGGTGGCTCAACTATCTCCGCCCTGATCTAAAGCGTGGCAGCATAACTCCCAAAGAACAACGTTTGATCTTTGATTTGCATAGACAATGGGGAAACAG CTGGTCTCGAATTGCTCGGAGTTTACCAGGAAGAACAGATAACGAGATAAAAAACCATTGGAGAACCCACAACAAAAAAATGTCTCGAGAGCTAATTCAGAGTTATAGATGGCCGCCAGTTTCCAAAGGTCCAGCACAGATAAAAGCAGTAAGAGAAAATAATTTGCGTTCTAGTGGGACAAGCTCTAAGGGCCACCATACGGGTGTAATGAAGGAACTGTATGCAGAATTTAAAGCACCCATGACTCTAAAGAAG AGGCTGAGACGTATGAAACAGGTGTAG